From one Acidobacteriota bacterium genomic stretch:
- a CDS encoding cysteine desulfurase, with amino-acid sequence MFRRVYLDNAATTPVDPEALAAMLPFLNEKFGNASSIHHFGQEARAALDRARHQAAHLLNARPAEIVFTSGGTESNNLAIRGFAEANRKHGDHIVTTNIEHPAVGEVCADLAARGFRVSIVPVTSDGVVRVADVLNAITDETILVSIMTANNELGTLQPVSEIGRIVKSRRDAGSKIRFHSDAVQAAGKLKLDVEAIGCDLLSISGHKINAPKGAGLLYVRRGTRLHSQNLGGRQERGIRGGTENLPAIAALGRACEMAGESVDELGGRLKTLRDRFETAICESIPGSHVNGQSAERLPNIANISFAGIEGEGLLINLDMQGVAVSTGSACSSGSIEPSPVIRALGVTDEMARGAVRFSFGKQNDDADVDRVMEILPLAVEALRRLGRK; translated from the coding sequence ATGTTTCGGAGAGTGTATCTCGACAATGCCGCAACGACGCCGGTCGACCCCGAAGCGCTCGCGGCGATGCTTCCGTTTCTGAACGAGAAGTTCGGCAATGCGTCGAGCATTCATCATTTCGGTCAGGAAGCCCGGGCGGCGCTTGACCGCGCGCGCCATCAGGCGGCGCATCTCCTCAACGCGCGGCCGGCTGAGATCGTCTTCACCTCGGGCGGGACGGAATCGAACAACCTCGCGATCAGAGGATTTGCCGAAGCGAACCGGAAACACGGAGATCACATCGTCACGACGAACATCGAACACCCGGCCGTCGGGGAAGTTTGCGCCGATCTCGCGGCGCGCGGTTTTCGTGTGTCGATCGTCCCGGTCACGTCGGACGGCGTCGTGCGTGTTGCGGACGTTTTGAACGCGATCACCGACGAGACGATCCTGGTTTCGATAATGACCGCCAATAACGAGCTCGGAACGCTCCAGCCGGTCAGCGAAATCGGCCGCATCGTCAAAAGCCGCCGCGACGCGGGATCGAAGATCCGCTTTCATTCGGATGCGGTTCAGGCGGCGGGAAAGTTGAAACTTGATGTTGAGGCGATCGGCTGCGATCTGCTTTCGATCTCCGGACACAAGATCAACGCCCCGAAAGGCGCCGGTCTCCTCTACGTCAGGCGCGGAACGCGTTTGCATTCGCAAAACCTCGGCGGTCGCCAGGAACGCGGAATACGCGGCGGAACCGAGAACCTGCCGGCCATCGCCGCGCTCGGGCGGGCGTGCGAGATGGCCGGCGAATCGGTCGATGAACTGGGCGGCCGGCTCAAAACGCTTCGCGACCGGTTCGAAACCGCGATCTGCGAAAGCATCCCGGGATCGCACGTCAACGGGCAGAGCGCGGAACGTCTGCCGAACATCGCGAACATATCGTTCGCGGGCATCGAAGGCGAGGGCCTGCTGATAAATCTCGATATGCAGGGCGTCGCGGTATCGACCGGTTCGGCCTGCAGTTCCGGCAGCATCGAACCGTCGCCCGTTATCCGCGCGCTTGGTGTGACGGACGAAATGGCGCGCGGCGCCGTTCGGTTCAGTTTTGGAAAGCAAAACGACGACGCGGACGTCGACCGGGTGATGGAAATTCTCCCGCTCGCGGTCGAGGCTTTGCGGCGACTCGGCCGAAAATAG
- a CDS encoding radical SAM protein, which translates to MDFVTKELFKRYAGMVVGRPASPVFLNILVTSVCDMRCTHCFFTEELDDRPRKKLQMKAEELDKISRTLGGNLGILVLAGGEPFTRKDLPAIVRSFYENNKLDSVYLMSNGQIHPRIFPDVTQILDECPNLNVTVALGIDGMKEAHEQIRQKEGSWDKAIHTARTLQQMKREQYPRLDIQTCTCVMNSNQDTIFEWYDFLKYDLKPDKVNINYIRPPSKDPKELDFDPARYAKLSAMILDDVKNAALKNNYGGKSGYFKAAVDMYMHDLISKTAEENKAQLKCYAGSAGAVIYDNGALSSCENKPDVLNLRDYDWDFQSAWRTDLMKDRRKEAGAGCYCTHESNCFYPSLPFNLKHLVKIKKLEKDMKKAAKSLHTGATSQEGVAVKV; encoded by the coding sequence ATGGATTTCGTAACCAAGGAACTTTTCAAGCGATACGCGGGTATGGTTGTGGGCCGGCCGGCATCGCCGGTCTTTTTGAATATTCTCGTCACGAGCGTCTGCGATATGCGCTGCACGCATTGCTTTTTTACTGAAGAGCTTGACGACCGGCCGCGCAAGAAACTGCAGATGAAAGCCGAAGAACTCGACAAGATCTCGCGTACTCTCGGCGGCAATCTCGGTATCCTCGTACTCGCCGGCGGCGAGCCGTTCACGCGCAAGGACCTGCCGGCGATCGTTCGGTCGTTCTACGAGAACAACAAGCTGGACTCGGTCTATCTGATGAGCAACGGTCAGATCCATCCGCGAATTTTCCCGGACGTGACGCAGATCCTCGATGAATGTCCGAATTTGAACGTGACGGTCGCTCTCGGCATCGACGGTATGAAAGAAGCGCACGAGCAGATCCGTCAAAAAGAGGGAAGTTGGGACAAGGCGATCCACACCGCGCGGACGTTGCAGCAAATGAAGCGCGAACAGTATCCGCGGCTCGACATTCAGACCTGCACGTGCGTGATGAATTCGAACCAGGATACGATCTTCGAGTGGTACGATTTCCTGAAGTACGATCTTAAGCCGGACAAGGTAAACATCAACTACATTCGTCCGCCGTCGAAGGATCCGAAGGAACTCGACTTTGATCCGGCAAGGTACGCGAAGCTCTCGGCGATGATCCTCGACGACGTGAAGAACGCCGCGTTGAAGAACAACTATGGCGGCAAGTCGGGCTATTTCAAGGCCGCGGTCGATATGTATATGCATGACCTGATCTCGAAGACTGCGGAAGAGAACAAAGCGCAGCTCAAATGCTATGCCGGCAGCGCCGGCGCGGTGATCTACGACAACGGCGCGTTGTCGTCGTGCGAGAACAAGCCGGATGTTCTGAATCTTCGCGACTACGATTGGGATTTCCAGTCCGCCTGGCGTACCGACCTGATGAAGGATCGCCGCAAAGAAGCCGGCGCGGGCTGCTACTGCACCCACGAGTCGAATTGCTTCTACCCGAGCTTGCCGTTCAATTTGAAGCACTTGGTCAAGATCAAGAAGCTTGAGAAGGATATGAAGAAAGCGGCGAAAAGCCTTCACACTGGCGCGACGAGTCAGGAAGGCGTCGCCGTGAAAGTCTGA
- a CDS encoding glycosyltransferase has protein sequence MPERTVSPGGRSVLRGRIPEKPFDSADDLDIPMPQNTPKILIISSDTGGGHRSAAQAISDGLHKFWHGRSVAVRIIKAVEESHHVVEKLVGVYNWILRNRQHWMKYLYWVMNKVRPETREFFQKRCIGYVRNIFEKWCPHIVVSVHPLTQHIFARILKELKLSDQIPLVTVVTDPCYGFWKGWACDDVSLYLVANDDARRQLIDYGINPEKIKISGMPVNPKFHEVTEKDAQSVRRAFGLNPDKFTVFVNAGWIGGGNIPQIFRELVRGDLDVQAIFLAGKNEELLKEAEELAKSAKFPVKVIGYSDEIEKLMQSANVMVSKLGGLTTFEALACRLPIIADATTPPMPQEAGTVALLKSRGAGIMLENSSDIVPTIRHLLADNGKYADMKAATEGLTIQNSTRNIINEIAALLPKETARAGT, from the coding sequence TTGCCGGAGCGAACGGTTTCACCGGGAGGCCGCTCGGTCCTTCGCGGTCGGATTCCGGAAAAGCCATTCGATTCGGCTGACGACCTTGACATCCCAATGCCGCAAAACACCCCCAAGATCCTGATAATTTCGTCCGACACCGGTGGTGGTCACCGGTCGGCGGCGCAGGCGATCTCCGACGGACTCCACAAGTTCTGGCACGGCAGGTCGGTCGCGGTCAGGATCATCAAAGCGGTTGAGGAATCGCATCACGTTGTCGAGAAACTGGTCGGGGTCTACAACTGGATCCTGCGCAACCGGCAACATTGGATGAAGTACCTCTACTGGGTGATGAACAAAGTTCGTCCCGAAACGCGGGAGTTTTTTCAAAAGCGATGCATCGGCTACGTTCGCAATATCTTTGAAAAATGGTGCCCGCACATCGTCGTCAGCGTTCATCCGTTGACCCAGCATATCTTTGCGAGAATCCTCAAGGAACTGAAACTGTCGGATCAGATTCCCCTCGTCACCGTCGTTACCGACCCCTGTTACGGTTTCTGGAAAGGCTGGGCGTGCGACGATGTTTCGCTCTATCTCGTCGCCAATGACGACGCGCGTCGGCAGTTGATCGATTACGGGATCAATCCCGAAAAAATCAAGATCTCGGGAATGCCCGTCAATCCGAAATTCCACGAAGTTACGGAAAAGGACGCGCAGAGCGTTCGCCGCGCATTTGGCCTGAATCCGGACAAGTTTACGGTGTTTGTCAATGCCGGTTGGATCGGCGGCGGCAACATTCCGCAGATCTTTCGCGAACTGGTCCGCGGCGATCTTGATGTTCAGGCGATCTTTCTCGCCGGTAAAAACGAAGAGCTGTTGAAAGAGGCAGAAGAACTTGCGAAGTCCGCGAAGTTCCCGGTCAAGGTCATCGGTTATTCGGATGAGATCGAGAAGCTTATGCAGTCCGCGAATGTGATGGTCAGCAAACTGGGCGGGCTGACGACATTTGAAGCGCTCGCGTGCCGACTGCCCATCATCGCTGATGCAACGACGCCGCCGATGCCGCAAGAGGCGGGAACGGTCGCGCTTCTAAAGTCGCGCGGCGCTGGGATCATGCTGGAGAATTCATCGGATATCGTGCCGACGATCCGGCATTTATTGGCCGATAACGGGAAATACGCAGATATGAAGGCTGCGACCGAAGGGCTTACGATTCAGAATTCCACGCGCAACATCATCAATGAGATCGCTGCTTTGCTTCCCAAAGAAACTGCGCGTGCGGGCACTTAG